A window of the Elusimicrobiales bacterium genome harbors these coding sequences:
- a CDS encoding rhodanese-like domain-containing protein, whose translation MTNSRKYTALISTAATLLVGPVLVARAAEVKYISCDELSTVMSGGAATPVVADVRAPADYGAGHIKGAVSAPFNRITAAGWPKTADIVVYCAGVGCPLSANCAALLERAGYVSVRVLKGGYADWKARGYPVEGDSGAAAQKAVCGAIQPAELYAIIKSSPAAVTVLDTRPDIEYRAGHIAGARNAPLEEILKAFPAVQQGSEIVLADRQPSRTQQACEAAAKAGIRAKLLSGGPAVWNALGYPLITGAGDGK comes from the coding sequence ATGACAAATAGCAGAAAATATACGGCGCTGATAAGCACCGCGGCGACGTTGCTGGTCGGGCCGGTTTTGGTTGCCCGCGCGGCGGAGGTGAAGTATATCTCCTGCGATGAGCTTTCGACGGTTATGTCCGGCGGCGCGGCGACCCCCGTAGTGGCCGATGTGCGTGCGCCGGCGGATTACGGAGCGGGGCATATAAAAGGCGCGGTATCCGCGCCGTTCAACCGAATAACCGCCGCCGGATGGCCGAAAACGGCGGACATTGTTGTTTATTGCGCGGGAGTGGGGTGTCCGCTGAGCGCAAACTGCGCCGCCCTGCTGGAGCGTGCGGGCTACGTGTCGGTCCGCGTACTCAAGGGAGGATATGCCGACTGGAAAGCGCGCGGATATCCTGTCGAAGGGGATAGCGGCGCGGCGGCGCAAAAGGCGGTGTGCGGCGCAATACAGCCTGCGGAGTTGTATGCGATAATCAAATCTTCGCCCGCCGCCGTAACCGTGCTGGATACTCGGCCCGATATAGAATATCGGGCGGGGCATATAGCCGGCGCACGCAACGCGCCGCTTGAGGAGATTTTGAAGGCGTTCCCTGCGGTTCAGCAGGGGAGCGAGATTGTGCTTGCGGACAGGCAGCCGTCGCGGACTCAGCAGGCATGCGAGGCGGCGGCAAAGGCGGGGATTCGGGCGAAGCTGCTTAGCGGCGGCCCTGCGGTGTGGAATGCGCTTGGCTATCCATTAATCACAGGAGCGGGGGATGGAAAATAA